The following proteins come from a genomic window of Hymenobacter canadensis:
- a CDS encoding PepSY-associated TM helix domain-containing protein: MNTFKKTVGKLHLWLGLASGLVVFIVSITGAIFVFQDDIRDLTEPWRKVEAQTTAPVLPSQLQAAALAPHPGVAAATTWVTYFGPERSATVFFTDKAGAPTQVYLNPYTGRVLHEQDLRTHFFTIIQEIHMHLLLPEAVAKWVVGGGVSIFVVMMLTGLVLWWPKRKQERKQRFTIKWGSQWRRINYDLHNVLGFYAASIGLVLALSGLFMLYPWLLQPLVLAVDGGQPAPQEIMKTKLDTLQTATAATQPLPDIVYRQVRRLSPDHEMILLGPTGAGKDPAFCWTYKKALHYYHRDEYAFHPVSGQLLETRFHATKSAGTKFSDMNYDLHVGQILGFGGKVVAFLVSLICASLPVTGTIVWWGRRNKTKKKPRLQAV, translated from the coding sequence ATGAACACATTTAAGAAAACCGTCGGGAAACTGCACCTGTGGCTAGGGCTGGCCTCGGGGCTGGTGGTGTTCATTGTGAGCATCACCGGGGCTATTTTTGTGTTTCAGGACGACATCCGGGACCTGACAGAGCCGTGGCGCAAGGTGGAAGCCCAGACGACCGCGCCGGTGTTGCCCTCGCAGCTGCAGGCGGCGGCGCTGGCCCCGCACCCGGGCGTAGCCGCCGCCACCACCTGGGTCACGTATTTCGGGCCGGAGCGCTCGGCCACGGTGTTTTTCACGGATAAGGCCGGCGCGCCCACGCAGGTGTACCTGAACCCCTACACCGGCCGGGTGCTGCACGAGCAGGATCTACGCACGCACTTCTTCACCATCATCCAGGAAATCCACATGCACCTGCTGCTGCCCGAGGCGGTGGCGAAGTGGGTGGTGGGCGGCGGCGTGAGCATCTTCGTGGTGATGATGCTGACGGGCCTGGTGCTGTGGTGGCCCAAGCGCAAGCAGGAACGCAAGCAGCGCTTCACCATCAAGTGGGGGTCCCAGTGGCGCCGCATCAACTACGATTTGCACAACGTACTGGGCTTCTACGCGGCCAGCATCGGGCTGGTGCTGGCGCTGTCGGGGCTGTTTATGCTGTATCCGTGGCTGCTGCAGCCGCTGGTGCTGGCGGTGGATGGCGGCCAGCCGGCGCCCCAGGAAATCATGAAAACCAAGCTCGACACGCTGCAAACCGCCACCGCCGCCACCCAGCCCCTCCCCGATATCGTGTACCGCCAAGTGCGCCGCCTCTCCCCCGACCACGAGATGATTCTGCTGGGGCCCACTGGCGCAGGCAAGGACCCCGCGTTTTGCTGGACCTATAAGAAAGCCCTGCACTACTACCACCGCGACGAGTACGCCTTCCACCCGGTGTCAGGCCAGCTGCTGGAAACCCGCTTCCACGCCACCAAAAGCGCCGGCACCAAGTTCTCCGATATGAACTACGACCTGCACGTGGGCCAGATTCTGGGCTTCGGCGGCAAAGTCGTGGCGTTTCTGGTGAGTTTGATCTGCGCCAGTCTGCCCGTCACCGGCACCATCGTATGGTGGGGCCGGCGCAACAAAACCAAGAAGAAGCCGCGGCTGCAGGCGGTGTAG